One genomic region from Conexibacter woesei Iso977N encodes:
- a CDS encoding SemiSWEET family sugar transporter, with the protein MNADALYGALSTVAGLIGTLGWLPQIRRTMRRKAVRDISPSFLAQVLGSLTLYTIFGIGKREWWFLVGVAAQLLFVGFMAVLWWRYRNNPEPRDEAG; encoded by the coding sequence ATGAACGCCGATGCGTTGTACGGCGCGCTGAGCACCGTGGCCGGGCTGATCGGCACCCTTGGGTGGTTGCCTCAGATCCGCCGGACAATGCGCCGGAAGGCGGTCCGGGACATCTCGCCGTCGTTCCTCGCGCAGGTGCTCGGGTCGCTAACCCTCTACACGATCTTCGGGATCGGCAAGCGCGAGTGGTGGTTCCTGGTCGGAGTCGCGGCGCAACTCCTGTTCGTGGGGTTCATGGCGGTCCTGTGGTGGCGCTACCGCAACAACCCGGAGCCCCGCGACGAGGCGGGGTGA
- a CDS encoding GGDEF domain-containing protein has translation MPILIGAGVVLVGVVVWLAAWVVRLRRQLRGRERQFRDLDEYGRRDMLTGLANRAELWRELKKAMRAGEDRCAYLLDLDGFKWVNDTIGHPTGDRVLCTVANRLRATVEAGALVARLGGDEFMVLDVPGGCFADAVASVFDRPVSEYDGVPVSLGASVGRVWLNDYRSVTGLMSAVDAALYQAKDRTDRHGDARRGRVIVHDALGRHREGQRV, from the coding sequence GTGCCGATCTTGATTGGCGCGGGGGTCGTGTTGGTGGGCGTCGTGGTGTGGCTGGCGGCGTGGGTGGTCCGGCTCCGTCGCCAGCTACGCGGACGCGAGCGCCAGTTCCGCGACCTGGACGAGTACGGCCGGAGGGACATGCTGACCGGGCTCGCCAACCGAGCGGAGCTGTGGCGGGAGTTGAAGAAGGCGATGCGTGCCGGTGAAGACCGGTGCGCGTACCTCTTGGACCTCGACGGGTTCAAGTGGGTGAACGACACCATCGGTCACCCCACGGGCGACCGGGTGTTGTGCACGGTGGCGAACCGCCTCCGTGCCACCGTGGAGGCGGGCGCGCTGGTCGCCCGCCTCGGCGGGGACGAGTTCATGGTGTTGGACGTGCCGGGCGGCTGCTTCGCGGACGCGGTCGCGTCCGTGTTCGACCGGCCGGTGTCCGAGTACGACGGCGTGCCCGTGAGCTTGGGCGCGTCCGTGGGCCGCGTGTGGCTGAACGACTACCGGTCGGTCACAGGGCTCATGAGCGCGGTAGACGCCGCGCTCTACCAGGCGAAGGACCGCACCGACCGTCACGGGGACGCACGCCGGGGGCGCGTGATCGTTCATGACGCGTTGGGCCGACACAGGGAAGGGCAGAGAGTCTGA
- the mobF gene encoding MobF family relaxase, producing the protein MLTLQKIVIVSGDQDAAHRAARYVVDRDEAPGQYVPASYWTRSEPGLPEGAERAHTMWLGDAQVLGHYGVERGAEVAEADLERVLVGRHAQTGEQLRPAGNRRVDKLDERSRERLERAGYDKRTVKAFANVDMTFSAPKSVSVLWSQSSPEVRAAIEQAMLESANAAVGHMTKTKPVVDWGTKRPPDQRHDVARGFGASSALHVTARRAAADAVPAPQLHVHSVLFGVQRSDGEVVAPASSGMFRKDAALEGGAVGRLVLADRLVAMGFEIEWTTGRKGRFFEVVSVPEALRAAMSPRTDEVEAEKRAYERRTGEEAKGGAVPRLATDTRQPKDHDGTPPELVAETWLALGQEHGFGPIEAALLAQPGRERAPLAARRAVVRELALARLAANGPTVSRGTAAAIVYESGAGRMDYEEAHALLQDMEAAGDLLTLAGEQVTTARIRRAEEDVVRVAEDAAGDDGPGLPAEAVAAGIAEAGERLPGDFTLDDEQRAAVAMLTGPSRWTVLTGRAGTGKGPTLDAVGAAFRTEGWQVIAAAVDGTTAQRLGEQTGGNTYTLEGVRASVEAGVLRIDDRTLILIDEASKVGLEHWGLIAGWIERHKARLVAVGHEGQLGAIELPGMYAEMLVRRDRIPVAELFEIRRHRDPDDRSRIHPWLRDYQVLLDRGEAEAAVALLREHDAIQLLDTRAEAVEAMVEDWDRWRRKYEADESILIVHGSNADVDHVNRLAQARRLQGSTPELTGKGIPAVDRDYLLYIGDAVILREAPYEVPRAPGAPRERRVENGQTGIVVDVDHGRETADVRMRDAGGGERTVRFDLGALRDERETSGTGRVPSLRLAYASHTYPVQGASLLGTGALTGHWSQGKEGTYVADTRAILEHHAYGSREDLGLDGTDEDRFGRYARRIGRTQARSASIRLPLDPTARIAAHGPARSEPVPQRAVRERPVQEAAATVEPEAQRAERPAARVVTRDDVSPVPDPAQELVDVLGPDRADAMGVASHDHDERVRRAPEPWLTARGHELDAVLRTLDRGSARATLRRERDRAAAAELVEAAQRAAAELDAQAAELSGVRNRGERRDLEARAATQRALAARDAERLAGVADAPGTTAPLDAWLSEHGDRVAEWVAVRREQAVRREVEVGNAVERAVVEPPAAVVDRVGRAPAAGAPEQAEWEDLVRATERERVGRTVAARDQVPHRGLDAPQRAALDARVDAFREAHGIETINNAAEVATGVERAAESAVDLGGAGL; encoded by the coding sequence GTGCTCACGCTCCAGAAGATCGTCATCGTCAGCGGCGACCAGGACGCCGCGCACCGTGCCGCCCGCTATGTCGTCGACCGCGACGAGGCACCCGGCCAGTACGTGCCGGCGTCCTATTGGACGAGGTCCGAGCCCGGCCTGCCGGAGGGCGCCGAGCGTGCGCACACGATGTGGCTCGGCGACGCGCAGGTGCTCGGGCACTACGGCGTTGAGCGTGGGGCGGAGGTCGCCGAGGCGGACCTGGAGCGCGTGCTCGTCGGCCGTCACGCGCAGACCGGTGAGCAGCTGCGACCGGCTGGGAACCGCCGCGTGGACAAGCTCGACGAGCGGTCCCGTGAGCGCCTGGAGCGCGCCGGCTACGACAAGCGGACGGTCAAGGCGTTCGCGAACGTGGACATGACGTTCTCGGCTCCGAAGTCGGTGTCGGTGCTGTGGAGCCAGTCGTCGCCGGAGGTGCGGGCCGCGATCGAGCAGGCGATGCTCGAGAGCGCGAACGCAGCGGTCGGTCACATGACGAAGACCAAGCCGGTCGTGGACTGGGGCACGAAGCGGCCGCCGGACCAACGCCATGATGTCGCTCGGGGCTTCGGCGCGTCGAGCGCGCTGCACGTCACGGCACGGCGAGCGGCGGCCGACGCGGTGCCGGCCCCGCAGCTGCACGTGCACTCGGTCCTGTTCGGCGTCCAGCGTTCCGACGGCGAGGTCGTCGCACCGGCCTCGTCGGGGATGTTCCGCAAGGACGCGGCGCTCGAGGGCGGCGCGGTCGGTCGGCTGGTGCTTGCGGACCGGCTCGTGGCGATGGGCTTCGAGATCGAGTGGACCACCGGCCGCAAGGGGCGCTTCTTCGAGGTCGTGAGCGTGCCCGAGGCACTGCGCGCGGCGATGTCCCCGCGGACCGACGAGGTCGAGGCCGAGAAGCGCGCCTACGAGCGGCGCACCGGCGAGGAGGCGAAGGGCGGTGCGGTGCCGCGCTTGGCGACCGACACGCGGCAGCCCAAGGACCATGACGGGACGCCGCCCGAGCTGGTCGCCGAGACGTGGCTTGCGCTCGGGCAGGAGCACGGCTTCGGGCCGATCGAGGCGGCGCTGCTTGCGCAGCCGGGCCGGGAGCGCGCCCCGTTGGCGGCCCGGCGTGCGGTCGTGCGTGAGCTCGCGCTGGCGCGCCTGGCGGCGAACGGCCCGACGGTCTCGCGCGGCACCGCGGCGGCGATCGTGTACGAGTCCGGCGCCGGCCGCATGGACTACGAGGAGGCCCACGCGCTGCTGCAGGACATGGAGGCCGCCGGGGATCTGCTGACGCTCGCCGGCGAGCAGGTCACGACCGCACGCATCCGCAGGGCCGAGGAGGACGTCGTGCGCGTCGCCGAGGACGCAGCCGGCGACGACGGCCCGGGTCTTCCGGCGGAGGCGGTCGCGGCGGGCATCGCCGAAGCGGGCGAGCGCCTGCCGGGCGACTTCACGCTCGACGATGAGCAGCGCGCAGCGGTGGCGATGCTCACCGGCCCGTCTCGGTGGACGGTCCTGACCGGGCGTGCGGGGACGGGCAAGGGCCCGACGCTGGACGCGGTCGGCGCCGCGTTCCGGACCGAGGGTTGGCAGGTCATCGCGGCGGCGGTCGACGGAACCACGGCTCAGCGTCTCGGCGAGCAGACCGGAGGCAACACCTACACCTTGGAAGGGGTGCGCGCCTCGGTCGAGGCCGGGGTCCTGCGGATCGATGACAGGACGCTGATCCTGATCGACGAGGCGAGCAAGGTCGGACTCGAGCACTGGGGCCTGATCGCGGGGTGGATCGAGCGTCACAAGGCGCGCCTGGTCGCCGTGGGTCACGAGGGGCAGCTCGGGGCGATCGAGCTGCCGGGCATGTACGCGGAGATGCTCGTGCGCCGGGACCGCATCCCGGTCGCGGAGCTGTTCGAGATCCGCCGCCACCGCGATCCCGACGACCGCTCCAGGATCCACCCCTGGCTGCGCGACTACCAGGTGCTCCTGGACAGGGGCGAGGCCGAAGCGGCGGTTGCGCTGCTGCGCGAGCACGACGCGATCCAGCTGCTCGACACCCGGGCCGAGGCCGTCGAGGCGATGGTCGAGGACTGGGACCGCTGGCGCCGGAAGTACGAGGCGGATGAGTCGATCCTGATCGTCCACGGGTCCAACGCGGACGTCGACCACGTCAACCGCCTGGCTCAGGCCCGGCGCCTCCAGGGGTCAACCCCGGAGCTGACCGGCAAGGGCATCCCCGCGGTCGATCGGGACTACCTCCTGTACATCGGCGACGCGGTGATCCTGCGCGAGGCGCCGTACGAGGTCCCGCGCGCGCCCGGGGCACCGCGCGAGCGTCGTGTCGAGAACGGGCAGACGGGGATCGTCGTGGATGTCGACCACGGACGCGAGACGGCCGACGTCCGGATGCGCGACGCCGGCGGCGGGGAGCGAACGGTCCGGTTCGACCTCGGCGCGCTTCGGGACGAGCGCGAGACGTCGGGCACGGGGCGTGTCCCGTCACTGCGCCTGGCCTACGCCAGCCACACGTACCCGGTGCAGGGCGCGTCGCTGCTCGGGACCGGCGCGCTGACCGGGCACTGGTCCCAGGGCAAGGAGGGGACCTACGTCGCCGACACCCGCGCGATCCTCGAGCACCACGCGTACGGCTCCCGGGAGGACCTTGGGCTCGACGGCACCGACGAGGATCGCTTCGGCCGCTACGCCAGGAGGATCGGCCGGACCCAGGCCCGGAGCGCGAGCATCCGCCTGCCGCTGGACCCGACCGCGAGGATCGCCGCGCACGGTCCGGCGCGATCCGAGCCGGTGCCTCAGCGGGCGGTGCGGGAGCGGCCCGTGCAGGAGGCCGCCGCGACGGTGGAGCCCGAGGCGCAGCGTGCGGAGCGGCCGGCGGCGCGCGTCGTCACGCGCGACGACGTCAGCCCCGTGCCCGACCCGGCGCAGGAGCTGGTCGACGTCCTCGGGCCCGACCGGGCCGACGCCATGGGGGTCGCCTCGCACGACCACGACGAGCGCGTGCGGCGCGCCCCCGAGCCGTGGCTGACGGCGCGCGGGCACGAGCTGGACGCCGTCCTGCGGACGCTGGACCGCGGCTCGGCCCGGGCGACGCTGCGACGCGAGCGCGACCGTGCCGCGGCGGCCGAGCTGGTGGAGGCCGCGCAGCGCGCCGCGGCGGAGCTCGACGCGCAGGCCGCCGAGCTGTCCGGGGTGCGCAACCGGGGCGAGCGCCGCGATCTCGAGGCGCGGGCCGCGACCCAGCGCGCGCTGGCCGCACGGGACGCCGAGCGCCTGGCCGGCGTCGCCGATGCGCCCGGGACGACGGCCCCACTCGACGCCTGGCTGTCCGAGCACGGCGACCGGGTCGCCGAGTGGGTGGCCGTCCGGCGCGAGCAGGCGGTCCGCCGCGAGGTCGAGGTCGGCAACGCCGTGGAGCGCGCGGTGGTCGAGCCGCCCGCGGCGGTCGTCGACCGCGTCGGCCGGGCACCCGCGGCGGGGGCACCCGAGCAGGCCGAGTGGGAGGACCTGGTGCGCGCCACCGAGCGTGAGCGCGTCGGCCGGACGGTCGCAGCGCGCGATCAGGTCCCGCACCGCGGCCTGGACGCGCCCCAACGCGCCGCGCTCGACGCGCGCGTGGACGCGTTCCGCGAGGCCCACGGCATCGAGACCATCAACAACGCCGCGGAGGTCGCCACCGGCGTCGAGCGCGCGGCTGAGAGCGCCGTCGACCTCGGCGGTGCCGGGCTCTAG